One region of Gemmatimonadota bacterium genomic DNA includes:
- a CDS encoding metal-dependent hydrolase yields MADFRGHLWGGFAATLFAGVLCVVGLWWTENLDPYRTLDVWPRVLLLLAIGMLSACFPDVDTESKSQRLFYRLLILLDIWFILIGDYRTAALLGLGAMLPLLGKHRGWTHTWLAMLLVPALFLLVPMYLKQTVESFPIVCYVVSVSAYASHLILDGYIEETTRRFRRLLGVK; encoded by the coding sequence ATGGCCGATTTCCGCGGACATCTATGGGGCGGTTTCGCCGCCACGCTGTTTGCAGGCGTACTCTGCGTTGTCGGCCTGTGGTGGACCGAAAATCTCGATCCCTACAGGACGCTCGACGTCTGGCCCAGGGTCCTGTTGCTGCTCGCCATCGGGATGCTGTCCGCCTGTTTCCCGGACGTGGATACCGAGAGCAAATCCCAGCGTCTGTTCTACCGCCTGTTGATTCTGCTCGACATATGGTTTATCTTGATCGGGGATTACAGGACCGCGGCTTTGCTGGGCCTTGGCGCGATGCTTCCGCTGCTCGGCAAGCACAGGGGGTGGACCCACACCTGGCTCGCCATGCTGCTGGTGCCGGCGCTCTTCCTGCTCGTCCCCATGTATCTGAAACAGACCGTCGAGTCCTTTCCGATCGTCTGCTACGTCGTTTCGGTATCGGCCTACGCAAGTCACCTGATACTGGACGGCTACATCGAGGAAACCACCAGGCGCTTCCGCCGGCTCCTCGGCGTGAAGTAG
- a CDS encoding Gfo/Idh/MocA family oxidoreductase: MAKKRLRIALIGCGGNMRGAHVPRIKADGAVDLAAVADTSEDAATALMERWGGQVPFHADYRDMIRHHKLDAVMVSSPHALHYEQVDYVLDRDLHVLVEKPLTISSGHTRALIDKAAARNRVLMVSYQRNFMAPHVYARELIRKGAIGEVRGVVAYVTQNWGGAHGWRLDPALSGGGMFLDTGSHLVASTLWITDLKPLEVSAFLDNLDKAVDINMVVAVRFAGGAYGTLNTFGNASRHDERIAIHGSEGSLVFHLHQWQVKSVLLNDEPLKIPGRIREDTPDAAFFRLIRNGGKGYDPPHFALAVSQVSEAAYQSVEAGKPVKVAG; encoded by the coding sequence ATGGCTAAGAAGCGGTTGCGCATCGCACTGATCGGCTGCGGCGGCAACATGCGCGGGGCCCATGTGCCGCGCATCAAGGCCGACGGGGCCGTGGATCTCGCCGCGGTCGCGGATACTTCAGAGGATGCGGCTACGGCGTTGATGGAACGCTGGGGTGGGCAGGTGCCCTTCCATGCCGATTACCGGGACATGATTCGACATCATAAGCTGGACGCGGTGATGGTCAGTTCGCCCCACGCCCTGCACTACGAGCAGGTGGACTACGTGCTCGATCGCGACCTGCACGTACTCGTCGAGAAGCCCCTCACCATATCATCCGGCCATACGCGCGCGCTGATCGACAAGGCGGCAGCGCGAAACCGGGTTCTCATGGTCAGCTACCAGCGGAATTTCATGGCTCCGCATGTCTACGCCCGGGAGCTGATTCGAAAGGGTGCCATCGGCGAAGTCCGCGGCGTGGTGGCCTACGTCACGCAGAACTGGGGCGGCGCGCACGGGTGGAGGCTCGACCCGGCGCTCTCCGGCGGCGGCATGTTCCTGGACACGGGCAGTCATCTCGTGGCCTCCACGCTGTGGATTACGGATCTGAAGCCCCTCGAGGTGAGCGCCTTTCTGGACAACTTGGACAAGGCGGTGGATATCAACATGGTGGTGGCCGTGCGGTTCGCCGGCGGCGCGTACGGCACGCTGAACACTTTCGGAAACGCTTCCCGTCATGACGAACGTATCGCGATCCACGGCAGCGAGGGCAGCCTGGTGTTCCATTTGCACCAGTGGCAGGTCAAATCGGTCCTGTTGAACGACGAACCGCTGAAGATCCCGGGAAGGATCCGGGAGGACACGCCGGACGCCGCGTTCTTTCGCCTGATTCGGAACGGGGGGAAGGGGTACGATCCCCCGCATTTCGCCCTCGCCGTATCCCAGGTCAGCGAGGCGGCCTACCAGTCGGTCGAAGCAGGAAAACCGGTTAAGGTTGCCGGGTAG
- a CDS encoding glucose 1-dehydrogenase yields the protein MSGTGRLADKRAIVTGAGRGIGQAIAVRLAREGAHVAAVDIDLESAEATAGLIRDNGGTAAALTVDLVRIDLIEPMIDEAVSFLGRLDILVNNAGRVEIKPFLDLTETEWDQTMDLNLKGTYFCMQAGARQMIHQGGGGRIINMSSISGRHGRADSSAYAASKMAIISITQSAALALADHGILVNALCPGVVATPMWNHIDEDRARLFGYERGTARARLVEKIPLKRVSEPEEIAAAAVFIASDENTLITGQAINVDGGMEMN from the coding sequence ATGAGTGGGACAGGGCGTCTGGCGGACAAAAGAGCGATCGTTACCGGTGCGGGCCGCGGGATCGGCCAGGCCATCGCGGTGAGACTGGCCCGGGAGGGCGCCCATGTCGCCGCCGTGGACATCGACCTGGAAAGCGCCGAAGCCACGGCAGGCCTGATCCGCGACAACGGCGGCACCGCCGCGGCGTTGACGGTCGACCTGGTCCGCATCGACCTGATAGAACCCATGATCGATGAGGCCGTATCGTTCCTCGGAAGGCTGGACATCCTGGTCAACAACGCGGGCCGGGTGGAGATCAAGCCCTTTCTCGATCTCACCGAAACGGAATGGGACCAGACCATGGATCTCAATCTGAAGGGGACCTATTTCTGCATGCAGGCGGGCGCGCGCCAGATGATCCACCAGGGCGGCGGCGGCCGCATCATCAACATGTCCTCCATCTCGGGCCGTCACGGAAGGGCAGACTCCAGCGCCTACGCCGCCAGCAAGATGGCCATCATCAGCATCACGCAATCCGCGGCGCTTGCGCTCGCCGACCACGGGATCCTGGTCAACGCGCTGTGTCCGGGGGTCGTGGCCACGCCCATGTGGAACCATATCGACGAGGACCGTGCCCGCCTGTTCGGCTACGAGCGGGGAACGGCACGGGCCCGGCTCGTAGAGAAAATACCCCTCAAGCGGGTCTCCGAGCCCGAAGAGATCGCCGCCGCGGCGGTCTTCATCGCCTCCGATGAAAACACGTTGATCACCGGCCAGGCGATCAACGTCGACGGCGGCATGGAAATGAACTGA
- a CDS encoding RNA 2'-phosphotransferase: MDPRRHERLSKLLSLILRHKPERFSIVLDERGYALIDEIVEAVQEKFDDLTRDEILEIADGAEKRRFEVDEERIRARYGHSFPVDLGLSPADPPEFLYYATVPARASVIANGGLQPSDRQYVHLSLSEETAEQVARNQTETPVVFRIKAWEATEVGVSFYDRSPVMLTTGVPSEFIDVLKEAPPPPAAFGRRKRKAPPRR; encoded by the coding sequence ATGGATCCAAGACGACACGAAAGACTGTCCAAGCTCCTCTCCCTGATACTCCGACACAAGCCCGAAAGATTCTCCATCGTCCTCGATGAACGGGGATACGCGCTGATCGACGAAATCGTCGAGGCCGTCCAGGAGAAGTTCGACGATCTGACACGGGATGAAATCCTGGAGATCGCCGACGGCGCCGAGAAGCGAAGGTTTGAGGTGGACGAGGAACGCATCCGCGCCCGCTACGGACACAGTTTTCCCGTCGACCTTGGCCTTTCTCCCGCGGATCCCCCGGAGTTTCTCTACTACGCGACGGTGCCCGCGCGCGCTTCGGTCATTGCCAACGGCGGCCTGCAGCCAAGCGACCGGCAGTACGTCCACCTGTCCCTCTCCGAAGAGACCGCCGAGCAGGTGGCCAGGAACCAGACGGAGACGCCCGTCGTCTTTCGCATCAAGGCCTGGGAGGCCACCGAGGTCGGCGTGAGCTTCTACGATCGCTCGCCGGTCATGCTGACGACGGGTGTTCCCTCCGAGTTTATCGACGTACTGAAGGAGGCCCCGCCTCCGCCCGCCGCCTTTGGCCGACGGAAGCGGAAGGCCCCGCCGCGCAGATAG